A genomic region of Fundulus heteroclitus isolate FHET01 chromosome 24, MU-UCD_Fhet_4.1, whole genome shotgun sequence contains the following coding sequences:
- the LOC118557745 gene encoding gastrula zinc finger protein XlCGF7.1-like, with amino-acid sequence MFPADVKEKLIVKEEASLDHKPLAHLHDPNQIKGRELPEENDGRESIKIQDHGDASISSEAEDTEEDEEDSDVEHPLSELKHLSDSGYKKCFTKKNKCRKGHTGVKLSCKDCCKTFIRKSALNTHMRIHTGEKPFCCDLCGQSFSRKGILNRHMKIHTEEKPFYCDLCGQSFSRKESLNTHMRIHTGQKPFCCDQCGQSFSLKQNLNTHMRIHTGEKPFCCDLCGQRFSRKGSLNTHMRIHTEEKPFCCDLCGQRFSRKGSLNTHMRIHTGEKPFCCDLC; translated from the coding sequence atgtttcctgcagatgttaaggagaagctgattgttaaagaagaagcttctttagaccacaaaCCCCTTGCCCACCTGCATGACCCAaaccaaattaaaggcagagagcttccagaagagaatgatggaagAGAATCCATCaagatacaagatcatggagatgcttccatttcttcagaggctgaagacactgaggaggatgaagaagacagtgatgtagagcaccctctctctgagctgaaacacttgtcagactctggatataagaaatgttttacaaagaagaataaaTGTAGGAAAGGCCACACAGGAGTTaagcttagctgcaaagactgttgcaaaacatttattagaaaatcagctttaaacacacacatgagaatccacacaggagagaagcctttctgttgcgatctgtgtggacaaagctttagtcgAAAAGGaattttaaacagacacatgaaaatccacacagaagagaagcctttctattgtgatctatgtggacaaagctttagtcgaaaagaaagtttaaacacacacatgagaatccatacaggacagaagcctttctgctgtgatcaatgtggacaaagctttagtctcaaacaaaatttaaacacacacatgagaatccatacaggagagaagcctttctgttgtgatctatgtggacaaagatttagtcgaAAAGgaagtttaaacacacacatgagaatccatacagaagagaagcctttctgttgtgatctatgtggacaaagatttagtcgaAAAGgaagtttaaacacacacatgagaatccatacaggagagaagcctttctgttgtgatctatgt